One window of the Colletotrichum lupini chromosome 9, complete sequence genome contains the following:
- a CDS encoding hydroxymethylglutaryl-CoA synthase — MVHEPVVYEYDYDPTLQRIPSSFSPLVNGLAGSGNKQKKRIKKKKINAPSTTAPLRPLDPLLAVTTAAAASRSSPFFPPLLLTPSYSSFLVLLILPNSLQHTLWSFTERRPPSTNRCVGPEFTAPPPLLPVPSLVLEHPCPDSAYWAPLATCLPGALKRRLFVDFNSPKITICSIAPPKMASRPENIGIKAIEIYFPNQRRNRNPHASTARITPPQSPTPGSGGLKARSLLKLSQDSESIYVEQTELETFDGVSAGKYTIGLGQTKMAFCDDREDIYSFALTVTSNLIKKYNIDTNSIGRLEVGTETLLDKSKSVKTVLMQLFGENTNIEGVDTVNACYGGTNAFLNSVNWIESSAWDGRDAIVVAGDIALYAKGNARPTGGAGAVAMLVGPNAPVVLEPGLRGTYMSHVYDFYKPDLTSEYPYVDGHYSLTCYTKALDAAYREYNKREAKLAKAANGHANGSGATNGESKIPKTSLDRFDYFSFHAPNCKLVAKSYARLLYHDYLADADSPVFAEVAPELRDMDYEKSLTDKVVEKTFMGLTKKKYQERVAPGAQVATLLGNMYCGSVWGGIASLLSYVDAATLKDKRVGVFSYGSGLAASFLSFRINGDVTPLAKVLDIPARLEARTKLAPETYEAFCDLRHQAHLQKDFTPKGDASTITPGTYYLEKVNDKFQRSYSRWLHRSCDSMRAEGARPALRTLIRGGNTETPPATTDGDSVVREESALGMHLAIGALYIPGQIAVFERPLGRMKLEE; from the exons ATGGTCCATGAACCTGTGGTGTATGAGTATGACTATGATCCCACCCTTCAACGGATACCTAGCTCGTTTTCGCCCTTGGTCAATGGTCTGGCT GGCAGTGGGAATAAACAGAAGAAGAGaattaagaaaaaaaagataaacgCCCCTTCCACCACGGCACCACTTCGACCTCTGGACCCTCTTCTTGCTGTTactactgctgctgctgcctcCCGTTCGTCTCC CTTCttccctcctcttcttcttactCCCTCCTACTCTTCCTTCCTCGTCCTCCTAATCCTCCCAAACTCTCTCCAACACACACTTTGGTCCTTCACGGAAAGACGACCACCCTCTACCAATAGGTGCGTTGGGCCCGAATTCACTGCCCCTCCCCCTCTTCTTCCCGTCCCCTCCTTGGTGCTGGAACATCCTTGTCCTGATTCTGCATATTGGGCACCTTTGGCGACCTGTTTGCCAGGCGCGTTGAAACGGCG TCTTTTCGTAGACTTCAATTCTCCCAAAATCACAATCTGCTCGATCGCGCCGCCCAAAATGGCTTCCAGACCTGAGAACATTGGCATCAAGGCCATCGAAATCTACTTCCCCAACCAG CGCCGAAATCGCAATCCACACGCCAGCACTGCCAGAATTACCCCTCCTCAATCTCCCACCCCAGGCTCGGGCGGGTTAAAAGCCCGCTCCTTGTTGAAGCTCTCACAAGATTCTGAGAGCATT TATGTCGAGCAAACCGAGCTTGAGACTTTCGATGGCGTCAGCGCCGGCAAGTACACCATCGGCCTTGGTCAGACCAAGATGGCCTTCTGCGACGACCGCGAGG ACATCTACTCCTTCGCTTTGACCGTCACCTCCAACCTGATCAAGAAGTACAACATTGACACCAACTCCATTGGTCGCCTCGAAGTCGGCACTGAGACTCTCCTGGACAAGTCCAAGTCCGTCAAGACTGTGCTCATGCAACTCTTCGGCGAGAACACCAACATTGAGGGTGTCGACACTGTCAACGCCTGCTACGGAGGTACCAACGCCTTCCTTAACTCTGTCAACTGGATCGAGTCTTCCGCCTGGGACGGCCGTGATGCCATTGTTGTCGCTGGTGACATTGCCCTCTACGCCAAGGGTAACGCCCGCCCCACTGGAGGCGCTGGCGCAGTCGCCATGCTTGTTGGCCCCAACGCTCCCGTTGTTCTGGAGCCTGGTCTGCGTGGTACCTATATGTCCCACGTCTACGATTTCTACAAGCCCGACCTCACCAGCGAGTACCCCTACGTCGATGGTCACTACTCCTTGACCTGCTACACCAAGGCTCTGGATGCTGCCTACCGCGAGTACAACAAGCGTGAGGCCAAGCTCGCCAAGGCTGCCAACGGCCACGCCAACGGCAGCGGAGCCACCAACGGAGAGTCCAAGATCCCCAAGACCAGCCTTGACAGATTCGACTACTTCTCCTTCCACGCTCCCAACTGCAAGCTCGTCGCCAAGTCGTACGCTCGCCTGCTCTACCACGACTACCTCGCCGATGCCGACTCACCCGTCTTCGCCGAGGTCGCCCCCGAGCTCCGCGACATGGACTACGAGAAGTCGCTGACCGACAAGGTCGTCGAGAAGACCTTCATGGGTCTCACCAAGAAGAAGTACCAGGAGAGAGTCGCTCCTGGTGCCCAGGTCGCCACTCTCCTCGGCAACATGTACTGCGGTTCCGTTTGGGGCGGTATTGCCAGCTTGCTCTCCTACGTTGACGCTGCCACTCTCAAGGACAAGCGCGTTGGTGTCTTCAGCTACGGCTCCGGTCTGGCTGCTAGCTTCCTGTCTTTCCGCATCAACGGAGACGTCACTCCTCTCGCCAAGGTGCTCGACATTCCCGCCAGACTCGAGGCCCGCACCAAGCTTGCCCCCGAGACCTACGAGGCT TTCTGCGACCTCCGCCACCAGGCTCACCTCCAGAAGGACTTCACCCCCAAGGGTGACGCCTCCACCATCACCCCCGGTACATACTACCTGGAGAAGGTTAACGACAAGTTCCAGCGTTCCTACAGC AGGTGGCTGCATAGATCCTGCGACAGCATGAGAGCTGAAGGAGCACGGCCAgcattacgtactttaatcAGAGGAGGAAATACAGAGACGCCGCCGGCCACGACAGACGGAGATTCTGTCGTGAGAGAGGAATCGGCGCTTGGAATGCACCTCGCAATAGGGGCATTGTATATACCAGGCCAGATAGCCGTATTTGAGCGTCCATTAGGACGAATGAAGCTGGAAGAATAG